GCTTGCGAGGTTTTTTTAGTCCGACACCGCTTAGGCAGCTTGTTCGCTGAAGGCGAAGGTGAAACCTCGAATGGAGAAAAAGATGTATCTGGAAAATTGCTGGTATGTGGCCGCTTGGGATTACGAGCTGATCGACAACAAGATGCTCTCCCGGACGATCCTGAACAACAAGATCCTGTTCTACAGAGGCGATAGCGGTGACGTCGTCGCCCTGGATGATCGCTGCTGTCACCGCGGGGCGCCGCTGTCGATCGGCCGGCGCGAGGGTGACAGTGTGCGGTGCATGTACCATGGTTTGCTGTTTGCGCCGTCGGGCAAATGTATCCAGATTCCTGGTCAGGATACGATCCCCCCGTCGCTCGTCGTTCGCAGCTTCCCGGTTGCTGAGAAATATGGACTGATCTGGGTATGGACCGGTGATCCGGAATTGGCCAACCCGGACCTGATCGTCGATCTTCCATATATGGAAGAGCCGCAGTGGAAGGGCATTCCGGCCTATATTCACTACGATGCAAACTATCTCCTGATCATCGACAATCTGAGCGATTTTGCGCACTTGGCCTTCGTCCACACCAACACGCTTGGTGGATCGGAAGAATACGCTTTCAAAACCAAACCGGTCGCGATCGAACGGCTTGATGACGGGTTTCGCGTCGAACGCTGGCATATGAACGCGTCGCCGCCGCCCTATCATCGCAAAGTGATCCCGAACAAGGACGACAATGTCGACCGGCGCAATATTGGCCACATGCGGGTCCCGGGGGTGTTCTCTCTGGAGACAACCTTTGCACCGGCCGGCAGCGGCGCAGAGAAAGGTAACCTCGAGGGCGCACGGCAATACAGAAACTGCCAGTTCATGACGCCCGAGACCGAGCGATCAACGCACTTCTTCCATGTCTACCTGAACGATTTTGAGGGTGCTGACCACAATATCTCGCGCTCACTGCATGACAGTCTCATCGAAGGCTTCATGGAGGACAAGCACATCATCGAGGCACAACAAAAACTTCTTGATGCGGACCCTGACTTTGAGCTCAAGGCCATCGCGTCTGACGCCCCCCTGTCACACTTCCGTTGGCTGATGGA
This is a stretch of genomic DNA from Aquicoccus sp. G2-2. It encodes these proteins:
- a CDS encoding aromatic ring-hydroxylating dioxygenase subunit alpha — translated: MEKKMYLENCWYVAAWDYELIDNKMLSRTILNNKILFYRGDSGDVVALDDRCCHRGAPLSIGRREGDSVRCMYHGLLFAPSGKCIQIPGQDTIPPSLVVRSFPVAEKYGLIWVWTGDPELANPDLIVDLPYMEEPQWKGIPAYIHYDANYLLIIDNLSDFAHLAFVHTNTLGGSEEYAFKTKPVAIERLDDGFRVERWHMNASPPPYHRKVIPNKDDNVDRRNIGHMRVPGVFSLETTFAPAGSGAEKGNLEGARQYRNCQFMTPETERSTHFFHVYLNDFEGADHNISRSLHDSLIEGFMEDKHIIEAQQKLLDADPDFELKAIASDAPLSHFRWLMDKRISAERAGQSATGAGKVASPKPKDARNAAL